AAATGAAACCcatcaagaactcaatttctaagttttttcaagaacttaaatTCGCTGAAATATATCATGATTGACGTGTGGGTGAACTAATCCAACGCTGTGTGAATTCACATACCTTGTAGGGACCCCCCTGATGAAATCCACAAGATAATCTCGATGAATCTTTAACGttattttcctttcttctttctcCAAGCCTTAGCGTGACATTCACTTTTctaaaactgactaaaatatgaatttaccACAATTAAACTCCTAAAACTGAATAAGGATAAATAGGTTAGGAAAAAACTAAATTACCCTTAAAAAATTCGGATTTAGACTTTCCTTAATCCAACAATCCCACTTCCAAAGGGCATAACTTACTCATACAAGTTCAGAATCGCGTAAACATGGTCGTTTGGAAAGATGATTCCAAAAACTGTCCAACATATCTGGAAGTTCTCCTAACTCATCTTGAACTAGAAGTGATAgccgtttgaagttgaccaaaaatcattatttttaacttaagtgattttctaaaattttaattattttcataaatgaCTATTTTCAATTCCTAGCTTCTTCCTAGCTATTTCGAATTGCAAGATGTTATATTGAAGCTGTGGCTATTTATTACATATGTAGTATCCTTTAGTGTCTTTGGCTGCATTAGTTGATCTGATGATACAAGATGCACTGGGAAATATGTTTTTAAGTGGTTTGTTTCAAAAGACTTTGACTATCACAGTTTGACTATCACAATGATCACAATGACTTTGACTATCACAATAATCATTAGAAGAACGGTGATATTAATACACAACAAATTCTTTTTGGTGATAATCGAATGAATTTATTCATTGAATTCTTACTAAGTTCAACTCTTGAAAAGATGATATAAAAGATCGGAATGTGAAGATTAACCATCTAAATCATGATCTTTATTGGAGGATGTAAATTACGCATTGTactatttctttaattaaaattttatcccactcgattttctaataaaatttttgatGAGGCGACGAGCAAATGCTTGCTACTATatgtatttgtaatttttttctttagtaatATTTCTTCTTATTGATATATTTCTAGTAAGATTTTCAGTACGACACATTATCAATAAATGAACATTGAAAAGGGAGTATTACAAATACATAGTATTATGAATATCCTTTACACCGTTTATTGAATAAGTCTTCATATGCATTTAATTGAATAAAcatgcaataaataaatatatgattggATAAGAATGCAGAAGTTAGTAAGGATGTTGATggattgaaaattttcaatcaaGATCACCATCATTTATCCCGAAAACAAGAATCGAAGCCAAAAACTCTGTGCTGCCGCTTGGACCCCAGGTAGGCTAGGTTTATTAATTGAGTAGTTATAAATCTATTACTTACTGCATAATATATTGACCTTGAAGGTAGGATTCATGTGTAGACCTTCGTGCACCAAAAAGAGAAAGTTTTAATGGTAGCCTAGAGGTTACCTCAGAAGTAAAGCATATGGTGAAGTTCTAACCCATGACCTAGGGCgtggtgatggttgtgatttcatgttatgtgatatatgttGTTTTTGCTTTATTATAATACATGAATGTATTCgtatgttgcattattgatcactcTAAATGTAAATGAGAATATATAAATGTGCCATTAATTATCACTTGattgtatgaatttttaaaatatacttgtgattgtggCTTGTTGAATGAACCGGGTGTTGCATTTCGACACATTAACTTGGATCGGTTTCCATGTTCCGACATAAACATGGGATCGATTTTCACGTCCTGTCATAAATATCGGATCGAATTTCACATTTTGATAGGATAACAGTTTGaatgggttccatgagagggccattgacttgtattatatgtataAAGGCTTGTATTTTTGATAATGTGGATTGGGCGTGTTTCCTAAATTGATTAGTGGATTGTACTTATGTTCTTATACGTGGGGATTGCAATGTTGTAAGTTAATTGGAGATACCTGGTTGGGTAATGAACTATGGATGGTAGAGTCTCAATTTGGATGTAGTATGGTAAGGGGTAATTAAGGGACCTGGCGCTAGCTTTGTTATTGAGAATGAGATTATGGGTATTATTCTCGAGGTTAGGGGATGGTTAGGGGATTGTTTCATGAAGAGGATAGTGATCCTTGATAGGTGTAATACAGGTTTATAAGTGAGTGTAGACGGGAATGGAGTGTAGGATTATTCCGTGAGTGGTTGGTCAGGTTGGTAATGTCAATTATCCAGAATAGGTAAGGGTAGGATAAATATAAAGGCCGAGAAGCGAATAGTCTTATCACATGTTTCTCACTGGCTGATTTCTAGTATTATGCGGTGGATATCTGGTTGACCGATGACGCCTACAAGTACGTATGTTTTGTACTGATACTTCTTTTGCTATGTCTTTTGACATAATCTGCATGCAGGATCAATGATGTCTCATAGATGAAGACGAATATAATCTCCAATTGCTCTCGTATTTCCTTCCTTGTGGTATGACTTGTGTCTTTTACTTTTGTTATACCCTATACTCTCAGTAGCTCTTGTACTTGTTTAGACTAGATCCCTTGGGatgttattgtttttaaaaactCTTACTGATAAATCAACTTgaattctttatattttagttCTCCGAAATCTTTCGCACGTTTTAAATGGTTGGAAATTGATCGTTCTCCTACTATGATGTTAGTATGTAGGTGCCCGCATCGCCCGATGAGTTAGATCGTGAcaaataatgattattatttttccttatttacttTATGTTCATTTGACTAGGAGTCAAAATtcgaataataattaatatctttctatatttgctttattttcatttgaatacgagtagaaattcaaaaaaataattaatacctttttacatttactttaattttcatttgaCCATGATCAAAAATCAAGTAATAGTTAATGTTTCTccatatttactttattttcatttgactAGGAGTCAAAAAccgaataataattaatatcattttatattcactttattttcatttgaatatgagtcaaaaatgaaaagtaattAATACGTTTTTacatttactttaattttcatttgaccatgatttaaaatcaaataatagtTAAAATCTTTCTATAATTACCTGATTTTCCTTTCACCATGAGTCAAAAAtcgaataataattaatatctttctatatttactttattttcaaatgACTATAAGTCATAAATCataaagtaattaatatttttctatttttactttatttttatttgacgTGAGTCAAAAtccaaataataattaatatctttccagatttactttattttcattttaccaTGAGTCAAAAGcagaataataattaatatcttcCTATATTTACAACCCATTTCTTGCCCAATTTTGTCACCCGATTCTTATATATAGGACTATAAATTATAGCCCCAATACATATTACAATAAGTGGCTAGTCTTGTTTGTTCATCTCCAAAATAAACCATAcccacattattattattactaggACTTCTTGCCTAGTGGAACATCAATACAAATTATTAGTAATTgttgtagaagaagaagaatttggaGAAAGCTATGGACAAATTGAGAGAAGGAATTGTTAAAATGTCCAATAGTGAACCAAATGCGTCATTATTAGAGTCTGAGATCTCAATTCTTCGACAATACCTTGATATTATTATGTCCGGTCTTCAGACTACCCCCAATCATCCTCCTTACGCTTGGATGATTGAAAAAGCATTGCAGGAATTGGACGAAAAAGAGGGCTCTGATGAAGACTCGATATCTGAgtttatcttaaaaaataatgacagtTTGCCAAAGGCTCATAAGATAATGCTGAAAGATCATCTGGAGAAGATGTGCGAAAGGGGGGAAATTGTTATGATTGATGGAGGGCGGTTTTCGCTTCCGGGTGAAAGCAAGCACTTGAATTCAAAGAGTAAAGGAAAGAGCAAGAGAAGGGGGAGTTTGTCAAATACACAAAAGAAGCCGcagcaaaaggaaaaagaggagGATTTGGAGAAACCAAAAAACCAGGGTCGTGGGAGGCCTGCTAAGAACAAGGACGATGGGGCCGAAAAAGGTGACGGTACAACTTCTGCATTGTCAACAAAGGAGCCAGACGATCAGCGTGAGAGGGATCTCAAGGGCCAGGAAGACGGGGCTGATCCTAATGCTGTACTTCTGAAGGACTTGAGAttgttaagaagaagaaaagcgATCAAGGACTAGGAAGGTGTTGGAAGGCACAATAAAGTGTTGGCAGATACATTTTCCTAGTTTGTATTTCTCTATATACAATATTGTAATTCGAACTAGTAGTGTTAGTTATTAGAAAGAAGTAATAGTATTATTTACCATTCGATTGTAGTTTTCTTTTCTATAAGTTATATATGCTATATAGCATAAAATTTTTGTACTCTCTACAGGCTTTgcctatttataaaaatattatagtttGAATGAAAAAGGGATACCTATTCCAATTCAAATGAgagaaaaaaacacaataaatcAAGTGTTTTCGCTTTTCATCTTGATTTTTTGCTCTCTTTTTGCtcattttaattagaattagaATCCAATATTCTCATGAAGATTTTTTGGGTATGACTAGCAACTTGTATTGATGTTTTACTAGGTAAGAAATTCTTTGTAATCTTAGTCCAATTACCTTTTCCATGATAATTCAATCCTTTGAAGAATGATTTATGTTCATTCTCTACCCAtgaattttctttcttcaattatCTAATTATGCCTCCAATGCTATTTTTCTGTCTCTCAATTTGAGATTTCAAGAATAATAGTGTCATTTTCACTTTtccaaatattaaatattagttatGTGTtcagttattatttatttttataggaTTACTTGCcctttagtttattttactaatcatttaatttatgtgtaatcatcttttaaataatttgattatttagaTAATATTTATACTGTCAACCAGTGCATATAACTTCAATCAATCCTTATTTACaccacaatatttattttatcatacaaTCATTAAGTTTTTCCTCCATTCAATATCttttatgtaaaattttatcttttgtatGTCACGTAAAcactaatttgtatttattacaATCTAGTATAAATAAGGGGAAATATCTTTGGGATAAggaaagatatttaaaattatttatggcaAGAAGGCAAAGGATTATGACTATACTAactataatttacttttttctaCTTTGTTTTAATATcccaaaatattatatgaaaaataaagaaaatggtgaaaatattatttgggaCTTTTCATGAAActtcctcaaaaatattttttcttggaGCGAAATGCACACACATcgtattttcattaattttttctcGGTACGAATTGtcataaaacatattttaatatggACAGGAGATCTCACAGAGGGAGTTCTTATGTTTGATCCTCTTGACACAGGGAAAAAAACTTTGGCCAAAAATTTTGCTACAAAGTGTGGGTACGGGGAGAGTAAACAATTAACACATAGCTTAATCGAGCTTACCCATACTCATGCTCGAACTACAATTTCCATTAATGAGACTGATTCTCTTAGTAGTGCCAGAGGGTAAGTAAATAATAGAATTGTCAAGATATTCCATCTGATCAATGAAAATTGTTGTTGGAGCATTagttcacgacccaaaaatgggtgtgatggcactcgtcttatcccaccaagacaagtcagcctaaaaccaaatatctaacaagtgtggaagtaaatgacaatccaacaacaattcctattatgaaaccaagtcatattaatccaatccccaaaatcaggttatcacgtgcacaagcctctaatgtaaatattagaattgaaataaaatagaagtctaaatgaagttgtctttcaagtaaaaacaaagtcataaactagagtaggaaagttcgctgagatgacaagcagctacctcacaatcctccacaagatgcctcggaaacgaaaagaatgacaggtatcacgaagatccaggctcgtatcctacaaaaatatgtagaagcaaggggtgagtaccaaaccacgcggtacccaacaagcaaacctctaaacacaagttaagtgaacaaaatacgggcactccttacaccatatctaaaccCCCGCGCTACAGTctaatagtttacagtttaccaaacacacaactcaataaccacactctatcagtctacacattctcaataacaactcaatattcaacagtcacaagcttcacagagaaacactcacaagatcaacaaaacacgtgttcaagttcatcaataatcaaatgtgtaatgccataagatgcaatgtcaagtatagtgatgcatgtcttccctaacgatacacacccgctgtctctcagtctgggacccataggggacatatctgtccatgcatctgtcgcggcgtacgacacgaccctcgataaatAGTAgccttcgcggcgcgcgatacgtccctcgaaatataatatccatcgcggcgcgcgatacgaccctcgaaaatagtacatcatcctcttaccacaactatgtctcagatacaatgcaaatgacatgctcaaatgaaaaggaggagataaccatttgataacaaagcacaatttacaacaagaaatacaacaccaacaaataaacatcaagtctccaaatcattctcaacatcacacaaggaaatacacgaatttcgtactCTTAACAAGAgcttagaaatccacttgccttagccaatcgaataattattcttggacttgagccttccctttccgttgagcttctgaaccaatggaatctattcaagtatatattcacaataaagtttcagaactaacaacactcacacttttatgtgtttaaccttgaactaaaaataaaccccaaatttataatcaagtttgtaattcttgatgtcaattaaaattttacactctcatagttttcaagtttcaagtttagAATTGCATCCCAAAATTTTCCAACGTCATAATTTAAATGGTACTCAcaaaattttattcatctagtatttaaattacataccaatatatcaaaacttgaaccataatataataactaattttCTGAAATTTACGCCTATTGATGCCATTAACGTATTctgcactatatatatatatatatttttccttttcaaccCACTAATGATTGGCTCATTATGAACCAATCATTGACCCACTAATGATTGGCTCATCATGAACCAATCATTGATCCATGATTCAAATGGTCTTTTGTTTGCTTTACTGTTCacgtgtttttctttttttttccatgcAACTGGCTTTCATTgttatacacacacatatatataatttattatatactaaTATGCACACATCTATGTGCagaaatcaacaaaatttaaagGAGAAGAAAACTTACCTAGCAGTTCATAAGCCGCAGAGAACCCTTCGCCCTttgtttttttgaattatttaagtactaaaagtgataggttttacccacatatttaattaaatatagtctaaatggtatagggtcttaaataaattatcactttagcccataaactatcgattaattaactcaagttacactaatatttaaaatttccaaaaatgaccttccgggtcattacattatccaccactaaaaatcatgttcgtcctcgaacataaagtaaaagaaagtaccTGACGCTTCAAAAAAttgaggatatctggcacgcatgtcagactctgtctcccaagttgcctctcccactgatcggtgcttccattgcaccttcactgaaggaatctctttggtcctaagctttcgaatttgcctatccaaaataaCTATAGGCTActcctcaaatgtcaagtctggacccaGCTCCACAGAATCGagtgaaatcacatgagattcatccagaatatacttccgaagcatagagacatggaaaacaggatgaactgctGACAAACTAGCTGGCAACGCCAACTTATAAGCCACTtctcccactcggctcaaaatctcaaaaggtccaataaacctagggctaagctttCCCTTCTTTCTAAACCTCATCACGctcttcatgggtgatactcggagccaaacatgatcaccctccataaacactaagGCTATAACTCTCcgatctgcataactcttctgtcgactctgggctgtcAACAGTCTATACTGAATCACACGAACTTgttccatagcatctctaagcaagtctgtatccaaagagtccatctccgccgaatcaaaccaaccaatcggagatatacaccgtctaccatacaatgcctcaaatggggccatttgaatactagagtgataactgttattataggcaaactccgctaagggtaaatgtcgatcccatcttgcaccaaaattgatcacacacgctcgaagcatatcttccaatacgtgaatggtccgctcagattgaccatctatctgagggtgaaatgccgtactcatatctaactgggtacccagaccatgttgtaatgccttccagaaatgagaagtaaatagtgaaccccgatctgatatgatagaaattggaactccatgtagtcgcacaatctgactaatatatagctcggctaacttttctgccatatacttcacccgaaccggaatgaagtgggcCGACTTGGTAAGcctatcaacaataacccaaatagagtcataaccacccactgtggtaggcaaacccacaacaaagtccatagtaatccgcttccacttccaagtaggaataggcatcctctgagatacacccccgggccgctggtgctcacacttgacctgctggcaagtcaaacacctcgaaacaaagtctaaaatatctctcttcatcccacaccaccagtaatgctgactcagatcatgatacatcttcgccgctcccggatgaatggaatactgagaacaatgggcctcctcaagaatcaatctaatcaaatcgcctgtcctgggcacacaaattctgcctccgatccgcaagacaccatcagaatcaaggacaacctccttagcttcccctctcaatactttgtctcgaatgagacataattttttatcatcaaactggtgtgcacgaatttgctcgactaaagaagaccgagcctcaataaaagcaatcatcccatcactctcttctgaaatctgcaagcggacaagactgttagctaatatctgcacatctctagccaatggtctctcctcaatactaagcgctgcaaggctccccatgctaggagtcttcctactcagagcatcggccacaacattggcctttcctggatgatatagaatggtcacatcatagtccttcagcaactcaagccatctccgttgcctcaagttcaaatccctctggctaaagatatactgaagactccgatgatcagtgaagatctcacaatgcaccccatacaaataatgacgccataacttaagtacaaataccacagccgccaactccaaatcatgagtacggtagttcttctcatgggatttcaactgcctagaagcataagcaatcactttccccttctgcatcaacacaccacccaaacgaactcctgaagcatcacaatacactgtaaagtctacaccctcctcaggtagagtcaacacaggagctgaagtcaataaagtcttgagtttttgaaagctctgctcacactcatcagaccactgaaaacgcacatcctgtcgagtcaatctagttaatggagctacaatagtagagaaactctgaacaaatcgtcgataatagcctgccaatcccacaaaactcctaatctcagtaggtgaagtaggtcgcgcCCAGCCtcttactgcctcaatcttggccggatctactctaataccctccttggacaccacgtgtcccaagaatgtcacagaagtaagccagaactcacactttgagaacttggcatacaacttctcttctctcaacctctaaagtacaatcctcaggtgtcggacatggtcctcctcagtcttagagtaaaccaagatgtcatcgatgaaaataatcacaaaagaatcaaggtatggtcgaaacaccgcattcatcaactccatgaatgctgcaggggcattagtcaatccgaaggacataactaggaactcataatgcccatatcgggtccgaaaagctgtcttagggatatctgacgccctaatcttcaactgatgatacccagacctcaaatcaatcttagagaacaatgatgctccctgtaactgatcaaacaagtcatcaatacgcgaaagaggatacttattcttaactgttaccttgttcaactgtctgtaatcaatacacattctcatagtcccatccttcttcttcacaaacaatacaggggcaccccaaggtgatacactagggcgaataaaacccttattcaataaatcttgcaactgatccttcaattctttcaactctactGGGGCCATACAatatggaggtatagaaataggcttagtgcccggctccaaatcaatagcaaaatcgatatccctattgggaggaacacctggaagatcaaaaggaaatacatcgagaaactcctgaaccatgggaacagagtccatggaaggtggttcaacactagtatcccgaataaacgctaagtaagacaaacaccccctcttCACCAATTtctgagcacggataaaagagatgaccttggtaggataagaaccactagcactcttccactcaaccctcggaataccaggcattgctaaagtcacagtcttagcgttacaatcaaggacaacaTGATAACGAGAGagtcaatccatacccaagataacatcaaagtccaccatctccagaatgattaagtctacccaagtgtcatacccagccaaagaaacaagacaggatcgatacactcgatccaccactaagggcttacccacgggtgtagaaacacgaataggtacagtcatgctatcacaaatcatatcaaatttagcagcaaaatacgtagacacataagagaatgtagaacctggatcaaacaacacagacgcaggtcgatggcatactgggatgatacctgtaataacagcatcGGAGGTCTCTGCCTCAggtctcccagggaaagcatagcagtggcctcctcgtccacctctatcctgggtggtacctctacccccactctgttgagctgcaacaccactactagaaactctatcacctctacctgactaaactctgccacgacctctaccctaTGGTGCTGGTGGTCTGgtctggaatgaagaattaggtcgaggcccaccacgacccctttgtga
The DNA window shown above is from Solanum lycopersicum chromosome 11, SLM_r2.1 and carries:
- the LOC104644547 gene encoding HMG-Y-related protein A-like — protein: MDKLREGIVKMSNSEPNASLLESEISILRQYLDIIMSGLQTTPNHPPYAWMIEKALQELDEKEGSDEDSISEFILKNNDSLPKAHKIMLKDHLEKMCERGEIVMIDGGRFSLPGESKHLNSKSKGKSKRRGSLSNTQKKPQQKEKEEDLEKPKNQGRGRPAKNKDDGAEKGDGTTSALSTKEPDDQRERDLKGQEDGADPNAVLLKDLRLLRRRKAIKD